One genomic segment of Ancylobacter sp. IITR112 includes these proteins:
- a CDS encoding ABC transporter ATP-binding protein, producing the protein MTLELAHVSRSVRGVPFIRDVSLRLERGSLNVLLGATLAGKTSLMRLMAGLDAPTSGRVLVDGRDVTGLSVKKRSVAMVYQQFINYPALTVYENIASPLRVAGLPRAEIEERVLSAAKLLKLEPYLQRTPLALSGGQQQRTAIARALVKRADLVLLDEPLANLDYKLREELREELPRIFASTGAVFVYATTEPTEALLLGGNTAALLEGAVTQFGPTAEVYRGPANLATARVFSDPPLNALRVKKQGHTVLMENGTVLPAHGPLAHVPDGRYTIGVRAHHLEVEDVATAERIAGDGLIRLGATIAVTEVTGSESFLHMDMGAERLTALVPGVRRLEPDAPVEVLIDPRHILLFDADERRVAPARDAAAA; encoded by the coding sequence ATGACACTCGAACTCGCCCATGTCTCGCGCAGCGTGCGCGGCGTCCCCTTCATCCGCGATGTGTCGCTGCGCCTGGAGCGCGGCAGCCTGAACGTGCTGCTCGGCGCCACCCTTGCCGGCAAGACCAGCCTGATGCGTCTGATGGCCGGCCTCGACGCGCCGACCTCCGGCCGGGTGCTGGTGGATGGTCGCGATGTCACCGGCCTGTCGGTGAAAAAGCGCAGCGTCGCCATGGTCTACCAGCAGTTCATCAACTACCCCGCGCTGACGGTGTATGAGAACATCGCCTCGCCGCTGCGGGTGGCGGGCCTCCCCAGAGCGGAGATAGAGGAGCGTGTGCTGTCGGCGGCGAAGCTGCTGAAGCTGGAGCCCTACCTCCAGCGCACCCCGCTGGCTCTCTCCGGCGGCCAGCAGCAGCGTACCGCCATCGCCCGCGCGCTGGTGAAGCGCGCCGATCTCGTCCTGCTCGACGAGCCGCTTGCCAATCTCGACTACAAGCTGCGCGAGGAACTGCGCGAAGAGCTGCCGCGCATCTTCGCCTCAACCGGCGCCGTGTTCGTCTATGCCACCACGGAGCCGACCGAGGCGCTGCTGCTCGGCGGGAACACCGCCGCGCTACTCGAAGGCGCGGTGACCCAATTCGGGCCCACGGCCGAGGTGTATCGGGGCCCGGCGAACCTCGCCACCGCGCGCGTCTTCTCAGACCCGCCGCTCAACGCGCTGCGCGTGAAGAAGCAGGGACACACCGTGCTGATGGAGAATGGCACCGTGCTGCCGGCGCACGGCCCGCTCGCCCATGTGCCGGATGGCCGCTACACGATTGGCGTGCGCGCCCATCATCTCGAAGTGGAAGATGTCGCCACCGCCGAGCGCATCGCCGGCGACGGGCTCATCCGTCTTGGCGCGACCATCGCGGTGACCGAAGTCACGGGTTCGGAGAGCTTCCTGCATATGGATATGGGCGCGGAACGCCTCACCGCGCTGGTTCCCGGCGTGCGGCGGCTGGAACCGGACGCGCCGGTGGAAGTGCTGATCGACCCCCGCCACATCCTGCTGTTCGACGCTGACGAGCGCCGTGTCGCGCCCGCCCGCGATGCGGCGGCGGCCTGA
- a CDS encoding carbohydrate ABC transporter permease has translation MDKPVNNRAWLLVAPVFLIVAFSAIVPIMTVVNYSVQDTFGNNQFFWNGLGWFQELLDPSTELGGRFLDALWRNLLFSAIILAIEVPLGILVALSMPREGWKVAATLVIMALPLLIPWNVVGTIWQVFARGDIGLAGWAINALGIEYNYTGDPLAAWITIVVMDVWHWTSLVALLCYAGLKSIPDAYYQAARIDGASRWAIFTTIQLPKMKRVLLIAVLLRFMDSFMIYTEPFVLTGGGPGNATTFLSIDLVKIALGQFDLGKAAAMSLVYNLIVLALCWVFYTVMTHAGTERRQEENPA, from the coding sequence ATGGACAAGCCCGTCAACAACCGCGCCTGGCTGCTGGTCGCCCCGGTTTTCCTCATCGTCGCCTTCTCGGCCATCGTGCCGATCATGACGGTGGTGAACTATTCGGTGCAGGACACCTTCGGCAACAACCAGTTCTTCTGGAACGGCCTTGGCTGGTTCCAGGAGTTGCTCGATCCCTCCACGGAACTCGGCGGGCGCTTCCTCGACGCGCTGTGGCGAAATCTTCTCTTCTCCGCCATCATCCTCGCCATCGAGGTGCCGCTCGGCATCCTCGTCGCGCTGTCCATGCCACGCGAGGGCTGGAAGGTCGCCGCGACGCTGGTGATCATGGCGCTGCCGCTACTGATTCCGTGGAACGTCGTCGGCACCATCTGGCAGGTGTTCGCGCGCGGCGATATCGGCCTCGCGGGCTGGGCGATCAACGCTCTCGGCATCGAGTACAACTACACGGGCGATCCGCTGGCGGCCTGGATCACCATCGTGGTGATGGATGTGTGGCATTGGACCAGCCTCGTCGCGCTGTTGTGCTATGCCGGCCTCAAGTCGATCCCCGACGCCTATTACCAGGCCGCACGGATCGACGGCGCCTCCCGCTGGGCCATCTTCACCACTATCCAATTGCCGAAGATGAAGCGGGTTCTGCTGATCGCGGTGCTGCTGCGCTTCATGGACAGCTTCATGATCTACACCGAGCCCTTCGTGCTCACCGGCGGCGGGCCTGGCAACGCCACCACCTTCCTGTCCATCGACCTCGTGAAGATCGCCCTCGGCCAGTTCGATCTCGGCAAGGCGGCGGCGATGAGCCTCGTCTACAACCTCATCGTGCTTGCCCTCTGCTGGGTCTTCTACACCGTGATGACGCATGCCGGGACCGAGCGCCGGCAGGAGGAGAACCCGGCATGA
- a CDS encoding propanediol/glycerol family dehydratase large subunit, with product MTDVPPDADAQGSNRWRRFAEWDARPLRHDQFAAENPEAGFSVFRSPYDPAPSLAIEEGRVTVMDGKAAADFDILDAFIAAHHIDPAMAEKAMAMDPGEIARMLVDINVPRAELEALARGLTPARLAEVVGRLSALEIAFAYSKMRQRQTPGNQAHVTNAKDDPLQLAADAAVAVALGFDEIETTMRVSSNSWSNALACTVGAAVGRGGVLFQCSIEEAEELQIGLAGLASYAETVSVYGTERAFIDGDDTPWSKALLTAAYASRGIKARCTSGAAAELLMGFHEQRSLLYLEARCLCLQRAMGVQGTQNGGIDGAPLTASMAGGVRELMAENLIAVWLALECASGNDCRTSESEIRVGAKITPYLLAGSDLICSGFGSIKKYDNSFNPSLFNGEEIEDYLLLQRDFETDGGLTPVEEDQVMGLRVRAVEALAAVMDELGLGTVPRARMMSVVFASGSEETQSYSAGEVTPISAAIKARGITALDVVRALARRGYTEEAENLLLMLRQRISGDYLQTSALIRDGRVLSAINDPNDYRGPGTGYRMPERRWQAVQGIRNVLTRERVLAAENVVGEAAGEADWLLPAGVAAKGTDPHEVVIGVSPAFARQLHQTTAGHALSDVVAALVGGIEAGGGRARLVRMMHTADTSFLGLAAARLSGSGFGIGIQAKGTTVLHQADRMPHMNLELFSNAPLTGLEHYRALGRNAARHTYGEAPEPVVVPTHGEALGARFHVRVALLYAIETGLIDLTVHPIELNYRPARPATEAAE from the coding sequence TTCTCGGTGTTCCGCAGCCCCTATGACCCCGCGCCCTCGCTCGCCATCGAGGAGGGCCGGGTCACCGTCATGGACGGCAAGGCGGCGGCCGATTTCGACATTCTCGATGCCTTCATCGCCGCCCACCACATCGACCCCGCCATGGCGGAAAAGGCGATGGCGATGGACCCGGGCGAGATCGCCCGCATGCTGGTCGACATCAATGTGCCGCGCGCCGAACTCGAAGCGCTGGCGCGGGGGCTCACCCCGGCGCGCCTTGCCGAGGTTGTGGGCCGGTTGTCCGCGCTGGAGATCGCCTTCGCCTATTCGAAGATGCGCCAGCGCCAGACCCCCGGCAATCAGGCTCACGTCACCAACGCCAAGGACGACCCGCTCCAGCTTGCCGCCGATGCCGCCGTCGCGGTGGCGCTGGGCTTCGACGAGATCGAGACCACGATGCGCGTCTCCTCCAATAGCTGGTCCAATGCGCTCGCCTGCACGGTGGGCGCGGCGGTCGGGCGCGGCGGCGTGCTGTTCCAGTGCTCCATCGAGGAAGCGGAGGAGTTGCAGATCGGCCTCGCCGGGCTCGCCTCCTATGCCGAAACCGTGTCGGTCTACGGCACCGAGCGCGCCTTCATCGACGGCGACGACACGCCCTGGTCCAAGGCGCTGCTGACCGCCGCCTATGCCTCGCGCGGCATCAAGGCGCGCTGCACCTCCGGCGCGGCGGCGGAACTGCTGATGGGCTTTCACGAACAGCGCTCGCTGCTTTATCTCGAAGCACGCTGCCTGTGCCTGCAGCGGGCGATGGGCGTGCAGGGCACGCAGAATGGCGGCATTGATGGCGCCCCGCTCACCGCCTCCATGGCCGGCGGCGTGCGCGAATTGATGGCGGAGAACCTCATCGCCGTCTGGCTCGCGCTCGAATGCGCCTCCGGCAATGATTGCCGCACCAGCGAGTCGGAAATCCGCGTCGGCGCCAAGATCACGCCCTATCTGCTGGCCGGCTCCGACCTCATCTGTTCCGGTTTCGGCTCGATCAAGAAATACGACAATTCGTTCAACCCCTCCCTCTTCAATGGCGAGGAGATCGAGGACTATCTGCTGCTGCAGCGCGACTTCGAAACCGATGGCGGCCTGACCCCGGTGGAGGAGGACCAGGTGATGGGCCTGCGCGTGCGGGCGGTGGAAGCGCTGGCGGCGGTCATGGACGAACTCGGCCTCGGCACCGTGCCGCGGGCGCGGATGATGTCCGTCGTCTTCGCCTCCGGCTCGGAGGAGACGCAGAGCTACAGCGCCGGCGAGGTGACGCCGATCAGCGCCGCCATCAAGGCGCGCGGCATCACCGCGCTCGATGTGGTGCGGGCGCTGGCGAGGCGCGGCTACACCGAGGAGGCGGAAAACCTTCTGCTGATGCTGCGCCAGCGTATTTCCGGCGACTATCTCCAGACCTCCGCCCTGATCCGCGACGGGCGGGTGCTGAGCGCGATCAACGACCCCAATGATTATCGCGGCCCCGGCACCGGCTACCGCATGCCCGAGCGCCGCTGGCAGGCTGTGCAGGGCATCCGCAATGTGCTTACCCGCGAGCGGGTGCTGGCGGCGGAGAATGTCGTCGGCGAGGCGGCGGGCGAGGCCGACTGGCTGCTGCCGGCCGGTGTCGCGGCGAAGGGTACCGACCCGCATGAGGTGGTGATCGGCGTCAGCCCGGCTTTCGCCCGGCAACTGCACCAGACCACCGCCGGGCACGCGCTCTCCGATGTGGTGGCGGCGCTGGTCGGCGGCATCGAGGCGGGGGGCGGCAGGGCGCGACTGGTGCGGATGATGCACACGGCCGACACTTCCTTCCTCGGCCTCGCCGCCGCAAGGCTGTCGGGTTCGGGTTTCGGCATCGGCATCCAGGCCAAGGGCACGACCGTGCTGCACCAGGCCGACCGCATGCCGCACATGAATCTCGAACTGTTTTCCAACGCCCCGCTGACGGGGTTGGAACATTACCGCGCCCTCGGCCGCAACGCCGCTCGCCACACCTACGGCGAGGCGCCCGAGCCGGTGGTGGTGCCCACTCATGGCGAAGCGCTCGGTGCGCGCTTTCATGTGCGGGTGGCGCTGCTCTACGCCATCGAGACCGGTCTCATCGATCTCACTGTCCACCCCATCGAACTCAATTACCGCCCCGCTCGGCCGGCGACGGAGGCTGCCGAATGA
- a CDS encoding DUF2160 domain-containing protein has product MENASSPFMERLAENTAWMAWTWPTAAFFAVIAGLLAIFTMLALWKPERARVGVLGIPTTRGDRLFITLLGSAFINLAWLALVGPNLGWALALCLVYALAVFRLV; this is encoded by the coding sequence ATGGAAAACGCTTCGTCGCCCTTCATGGAACGTCTCGCCGAGAACACCGCCTGGATGGCCTGGACCTGGCCAACGGCAGCCTTTTTCGCCGTGATTGCCGGTCTGCTCGCAATCTTCACCATGCTGGCGCTGTGGAAGCCCGAGCGCGCCCGCGTCGGCGTGCTGGGCATTCCCACCACGCGCGGCGACCGCCTGTTCATCACGCTGCTCGGCAGCGCCTTCATCAATCTCGCCTGGCTCGCCCTGGTGGGTCCCAATCTCGGCTGGGCGCTCGCGCTCTGCCTTGTCTACGCGCTGGCGGTGTTCCGCCTCGTGTGA
- the glpK gene encoding glycerol kinase GlpK, with protein sequence MTTYLLAIDQGTTSSRAILFRPDTSIAAQAQQEFPQHFPASGWVEHEAEDLWQTTLATGRTVIDKAGVKASDIAAIGITNQRETTVVWDRKTGAAIHRAIVWQDRRTADLCGRLKAEGHEPLVSERTGLILDPYFSGTKIGWILDHVPGARARAERGELAFGTVDSWLLWKLTGGAVHATDATNAARTLLFNIHTGDWDDDLLALLRVPRSLLPEVKDCAADFGHTMPEMFGGAIAIGGIAGDQQAATVGQACFQPGMIKSTYGTGCFALLNTGDTAVVSQNRLLTTIAYQFGGKRTYALEGSIFVAGAAVQWLRDGLGLIKNSAESEALAEAADPAQQVYLVPAFVGLGAPHWNPDVRGAMFGLTRSSGPAEFCLAALESVCYQTADLIAAMNADWARSGAGGHRAPVLRVDGGMVASNFAMQRLADLLAAPVDRPVIRETTALGAAYLAGYQAGLMPAPGRFADSWRLDHRFDPVMPAETREAKLAGWRDAVRRLTEPNI encoded by the coding sequence GTGACGACCTATCTTCTCGCCATCGACCAGGGCACGACTTCCTCGCGCGCCATATTGTTCCGGCCGGATACGTCCATCGCGGCGCAGGCGCAGCAGGAATTTCCGCAGCATTTCCCCGCCTCCGGCTGGGTCGAGCATGAGGCGGAAGACCTGTGGCAGACGACGCTCGCCACCGGCCGCACCGTGATCGACAAGGCCGGCGTCAAGGCCTCCGACATCGCCGCGATTGGCATCACCAATCAGCGCGAAACCACCGTGGTATGGGACCGCAAGACCGGCGCCGCCATCCATCGCGCCATCGTCTGGCAGGACCGCCGCACCGCCGATCTGTGCGGCCGGCTGAAAGCTGAGGGGCATGAGCCGCTGGTCAGCGAGCGCACCGGGCTGATCCTCGATCCCTATTTCTCCGGCACCAAGATCGGCTGGATTCTCGACCATGTGCCGGGCGCACGTGCACGCGCCGAACGCGGCGAACTCGCCTTCGGCACCGTCGACAGTTGGCTGCTGTGGAAGCTCACCGGCGGCGCGGTGCATGCCACCGATGCCACCAACGCGGCCCGCACGCTGCTGTTCAACATCCACACCGGCGATTGGGACGACGACCTGCTCGCGCTGCTGCGCGTGCCGCGCTCCCTCCTTCCCGAAGTGAAGGATTGCGCCGCCGATTTCGGCCATACCATGCCGGAGATGTTCGGCGGCGCCATTGCCATTGGCGGCATAGCCGGCGACCAGCAGGCCGCCACTGTCGGTCAGGCCTGTTTCCAGCCGGGCATGATCAAGTCGACCTATGGCACCGGCTGCTTCGCCCTGCTGAACACCGGGGACACCGCCGTGGTGTCGCAGAACCGGCTGCTCACCACCATCGCCTATCAGTTCGGCGGAAAGCGCACCTATGCGCTGGAAGGCTCCATCTTCGTCGCCGGGGCGGCGGTGCAATGGCTGCGCGACGGGCTTGGCCTCATCAAGAATTCGGCCGAGAGCGAAGCGCTGGCGGAAGCGGCCGATCCAGCCCAGCAGGTCTATCTCGTGCCGGCCTTTGTCGGCCTTGGCGCACCGCACTGGAACCCGGACGTGCGGGGCGCCATGTTCGGGCTGACGCGCAGTTCCGGCCCGGCCGAATTCTGCCTCGCCGCGCTGGAAAGCGTTTGTTATCAGACCGCTGACCTTATCGCGGCGATGAATGCCGACTGGGCGCGCTCCGGCGCGGGAGGGCACCGCGCGCCGGTGCTGCGCGTCGATGGCGGCATGGTGGCTTCCAATTTCGCCATGCAGCGCCTGGCCGATCTTCTCGCCGCGCCGGTCGACCGGCCGGTGATCCGCGAGACGACGGCGCTTGGTGCGGCGTATCTCGCGGGTTATCAGGCCGGGCTGATGCCCGCGCCGGGACGGTTTGCCGATTCGTGGCGGCTCGACCACCGGTTCGATCCGGTCATGCCGGCGGAGACGCGCGAGGCCAAGCTCGCCGGCTGGCGCGACGCCGTGCGCCGCCTGACCGAACCAAATATCTGA
- a CDS encoding carbohydrate ABC transporter permease, with protein MSASSHASSRGGTLVMVLYLAFLILPIYWLVNMSLKTNFEINSGVTLWPNDITFEHYIKIFTDSSWYSGYINSLTYVALNTIISITLALPAAYAFSRYSFVGEKHLFFWLLSNRMAPPAVFALPFFNLYSAIGLFDTPWAVALAHCLFNVPLAVWILEGFMSGVPREIDETAAIDGYSFPRFFIKIFMPLIASGIGVAAFFCFMFSWVELLLARTLTATNAKPIAVTMTRTVSAAGMDWGLLAAAGVLTIIPGALVIWFVRNYIAKGFALGRV; from the coding sequence ATGAGCGCCTCGTCCCACGCCTCCTCGCGCGGCGGCACCCTCGTCATGGTGCTGTATCTCGCCTTCCTGATCCTGCCGATCTACTGGCTCGTGAATATGAGCCTGAAGACGAATTTCGAGATCAATTCAGGCGTCACCCTGTGGCCGAACGACATCACGTTCGAGCACTATATCAAGATCTTCACCGATTCGAGCTGGTACTCCGGCTACATCAACTCGCTGACCTATGTGGCGCTGAACACCATCATCTCGATCACGCTGGCGCTGCCGGCAGCCTATGCGTTCTCGCGCTACAGCTTTGTCGGCGAGAAGCACCTTTTCTTCTGGCTGCTGTCGAACCGCATGGCCCCTCCAGCCGTGTTCGCGCTGCCCTTCTTCAATCTCTATTCGGCCATCGGCCTGTTCGACACGCCCTGGGCCGTGGCGCTGGCGCATTGCCTGTTCAATGTGCCACTCGCCGTGTGGATTCTCGAAGGCTTCATGTCCGGCGTGCCGCGTGAGATCGACGAGACGGCGGCGATCGACGGCTATTCCTTCCCGCGCTTCTTCATCAAGATCTTCATGCCACTGATCGCGAGCGGCATCGGCGTTGCCGCCTTCTTCTGCTTCATGTTCTCCTGGGTGGAACTGCTGCTGGCGCGTACGCTGACTGCCACCAACGCCAAGCCGATCGCGGTGACGATGACCCGTACCGTCTCGGCCGCCGGCATGGACTGGGGCCTGCTGGCCGCCGCCGGCGTGCTGACCATCATCCCCGGCGCGCTCGTCATCTGGTTCGTGCGCAACTACATCGCCAAGGGCTTTGCCCTCGGGCGGGTATGA
- a CDS encoding diol dehydratase small subunit: MSAKPMSDLDLYPVAEKAPERVRTPTGKPLSALTLEAVLSGEVGNEDIAITPEALILQANIARAAGRATLAENFERAADLVRVPQALILDTYELLRPGRARDAQQLLDRATLLRRDYGAARVAALVEEAAAVYAKRGMFVKRY, from the coding sequence ATGAGCGCGAAACCCATGAGCGACCTCGACCTCTACCCCGTCGCCGAAAAGGCCCCGGAGCGGGTGCGGACACCGACCGGAAAGCCGCTTTCCGCCCTCACTTTGGAGGCCGTGCTTTCCGGCGAGGTTGGCAATGAGGACATCGCCATCACGCCTGAAGCGTTGATATTGCAGGCGAATATCGCCCGTGCTGCCGGAAGGGCGACGCTGGCGGAGAATTTCGAGCGCGCCGCGGATCTCGTGCGCGTGCCGCAAGCGCTCATTCTCGACACCTATGAGCTGCTGCGCCCGGGCCGCGCCCGGGATGCCCAGCAGCTTCTCGACCGCGCCACGCTTCTGCGCCGGGATTACGGCGCCGCGCGCGTCGCCGCTCTCGTCGAGGAAGCCGCCGCCGTCTATGCAAAGCGCGGAATGTTCGTGAAAAGATACTGA
- a CDS encoding ABC transporter substrate-binding protein, translating to MLPTMSRGRLLLAASAMALIAFAAPVRADEAAAKKWIDSEFQPSTLSKDEQMKEMEWFIKAAEPFKGMEINVVSETITTHEYEAKVLAKAFSEITGIKLTHDLIQEGDVVEKIQTQMQSGKNIYDAWVNDSDLIGTHFRYKQAVPLTDWMAGEGKDVTSPTLDLADFIGISFTTAPDGKVYQLPDQQFANLYWFRYDWFTNPDIKAKFKAKYGYELGVPLNWSAYEDIAEFFTNDVKEINGVKVYGNMDYGKKDPSLGWRFTDAWLSMAGNGDRGLPNGKPVDEWGIRMEGCRPTGSTVERGGDTNGPAAVYSIVKYIEWLKKYTPPQAAGMTFSEAGPVPAQGNIAQQMFWYTAFTADMVKEGLPVMNADGTPKWRMAPSPKGAYWKDGMKLGYQDVGSWTLLKSTPVDRRKAAWLYAQFVTSKTVSLKKSHVGLTFIRESDIWDKSFTERAPKLGGLIEFYRSPARVQWSPTGANVPDYPKLAQLWWQAIGDASSGAKTPQQAMDSLAQAQESVMERLERSGVQGDCGPKLNEKHPMEYWVKLAKESGNLAPQPKLANEKPQGETIDYDTLINSWPATPPNRN from the coding sequence ATGTTGCCGACAATGAGCCGAGGCCGGCTTCTGCTGGCCGCCAGCGCCATGGCGCTGATCGCCTTCGCCGCGCCGGTACGCGCGGACGAGGCCGCCGCCAAGAAGTGGATCGACAGCGAATTCCAGCCTTCCACGCTCTCCAAGGACGAGCAGATGAAGGAGATGGAATGGTTCATCAAGGCTGCCGAACCGTTCAAGGGCATGGAGATCAACGTCGTCTCCGAGACGATCACCACCCATGAATATGAGGCGAAGGTTCTCGCCAAGGCGTTCTCCGAGATCACCGGGATCAAGCTCACCCACGACCTCATCCAGGAAGGTGACGTGGTCGAGAAGATCCAGACACAGATGCAGTCGGGCAAGAACATCTACGATGCGTGGGTGAACGATTCCGACCTCATCGGCACGCATTTCCGCTACAAGCAGGCCGTGCCGCTGACCGACTGGATGGCGGGCGAAGGCAAAGACGTGACCTCGCCGACGCTCGACCTCGCGGATTTCATCGGCATCTCCTTCACCACCGCGCCGGATGGCAAGGTGTACCAGCTCCCGGACCAGCAATTCGCCAACCTCTACTGGTTCCGCTACGACTGGTTCACCAACCCGGACATCAAGGCCAAGTTCAAGGCCAAGTATGGCTACGAGCTGGGCGTGCCGCTGAACTGGTCCGCCTATGAGGACATCGCCGAGTTCTTCACCAATGACGTGAAGGAAATCAACGGCGTCAAGGTCTATGGCAACATGGACTACGGCAAGAAGGACCCCTCGCTCGGCTGGCGCTTCACCGATGCGTGGCTCTCCATGGCCGGCAATGGCGATCGCGGCCTGCCCAATGGCAAGCCGGTCGATGAATGGGGCATCCGCATGGAAGGCTGCCGCCCCACCGGCTCGACCGTCGAGCGCGGCGGCGACACCAACGGCCCGGCGGCCGTTTACTCCATCGTCAAGTATATCGAGTGGCTGAAGAAGTACACGCCGCCGCAGGCTGCCGGCATGACCTTCTCCGAAGCCGGCCCGGTGCCTGCCCAGGGCAACATCGCCCAGCAGATGTTCTGGTACACCGCCTTCACCGCCGACATGGTGAAGGAAGGCCTGCCGGTCATGAACGCCGACGGCACGCCGAAGTGGCGCATGGCCCCTTCGCCGAAGGGCGCCTACTGGAAGGACGGCATGAAGCTCGGCTACCAGGACGTGGGTTCCTGGACGCTGCTGAAGTCCACTCCGGTCGATCGTCGCAAGGCCGCCTGGCTCTACGCCCAGTTCGTCACCTCCAAGACCGTCTCGCTGAAGAAGAGCCATGTCGGCCTCACCTTCATCCGCGAGAGCGACATCTGGGACAAGAGCTTCACCGAACGCGCGCCCAAGCTCGGCGGTCTGATCGAGTTCTACCGCTCGCCGGCCCGCGTGCAGTGGTCGCCGACGGGCGCCAACGTGCCGGACTATCCGAAGCTCGCCCAGCTCTGGTGGCAGGCCATTGGTGACGCCTCCTCCGGCGCCAAGACGCCGCAGCAGGCCATGGACTCGCTCGCCCAGGCGCAGGAATCGGTGATGGAGCGTCTGGAGCGCTCCGGCGTGCAGGGCGATTGCGGCCCGAAGCTGAACGAGAAGCACCCGATGGAATATTGGGTGAAGCTCGCCAAGGAATCCGGCAACCTCGCCCCGCAGCCCAAGCTCGCCAATGAGAAGCCGCAGGGCGAGACCATCGACTACGACACGCTGATCAACTCGTGGCCGGCCACCCCGCCTAACCGGAACTGA
- a CDS encoding ABC transporter ATP-binding protein, producing the protein MASITLDGLAHAYRPDPRGPQDYALKEINHVWRQGGAYALLGPSGCGKTTLLNIISGLVIPTRGRILFDGRDVTRLPTEARNIAQVFQFPVVYDTMTVRENLAFPLKNRKMPREAIARRVEEIASRLDMTSVLDRKASNLTADAKQKISLGRGLVREDVAAILFDEPLTVIDPHLKWQLRSSLKELHRALDLTMIYVTHDQTEALTFADTVVVMHDGAVVQTGTPEELFERPAHTFVGHFIGSPGMNVLPVKVEGRTAHVGDVAIALERAYPALPPGERIELGVRPEFATLARPGHGLPVKVTRIEDIGRARIARIEISGNPAAAMVPEALSLDGDSAGLTLDPRQIHIYANGVLVPGAPAGREGVA; encoded by the coding sequence ATGGCCAGCATCACCCTCGACGGTCTCGCCCATGCCTACCGGCCTGATCCGCGCGGCCCGCAGGACTATGCGCTGAAAGAGATCAACCATGTCTGGCGCCAAGGCGGCGCCTATGCGTTGCTCGGACCTTCCGGCTGCGGCAAGACCACGCTGCTCAACATCATTTCCGGCCTCGTCATCCCGACGCGCGGGCGCATCCTGTTCGACGGCCGCGATGTCACGCGGCTGCCGACCGAAGCGCGCAACATTGCTCAGGTGTTTCAGTTTCCGGTCGTCTACGACACGATGACGGTGCGCGAGAACCTGGCCTTTCCGCTGAAGAACCGGAAGATGCCGCGCGAAGCGATCGCCCGCCGCGTCGAGGAAATCGCCAGCCGGCTCGACATGACCTCCGTGCTCGACCGCAAGGCTTCCAACCTCACCGCCGACGCCAAGCAGAAGATCTCGCTCGGTCGCGGTCTTGTACGCGAGGATGTCGCGGCGATCCTGTTCGACGAGCCGCTGACCGTCATCGACCCCCACTTGAAATGGCAGTTGCGTTCCTCGCTGAAGGAACTGCACCGCGCCCTCGATCTCACCATGATCTATGTGACGCACGACCAGACCGAGGCGCTGACCTTCGCCGACACCGTCGTCGTCATGCATGACGGCGCCGTGGTGCAGACCGGCACGCCGGAAGAGCTGTTCGAGCGCCCCGCCCACACCTTTGTCGGCCATTTCATCGGCTCGCCGGGCATGAATGTGCTGCCGGTGAAGGTCGAGGGGCGCACCGCCCATGTGGGTGACGTCGCCATTGCGCTGGAGCGGGCCTATCCCGCCCTGCCTCCGGGGGAACGGATCGAACTCGGCGTGCGGCCGGAATTCGCCACGCTGGCGAGGCCGGGCCACGGCCTGCCCGTGAAGGTGACGCGCATCGAGGATATCGGGCGCGCCCGCATCGCCCGCATCGAGATTTCCGGCAATCCGGCGGCGGCCATGGTCCCGGAGGCTCTGTCGCTCGACGGCGATAGCGCCGGCCTGACGCTCGATCCCCGGCAGATCCACATCTACGCCAATGGCGTGCTGGTGCCCGGCGCGCCCGCCGGCCGCGAGGGAGTTGCGTGA